A genome region from Pygocentrus nattereri isolate fPygNat1 chromosome 6, fPygNat1.pri, whole genome shotgun sequence includes the following:
- the LOC108444151 gene encoding heat shock 70 kDa protein 12A-like produces the protein MEVYIAIDFGTAFTGYCFKFSESKQVRQPKWGEEYGLNTPKTPTCILFDEDENFLKFGYDAVITYTRQTRKNEAKELFLFDNFKMELFGKVLHRDSMMTAKNRKKMRAMKVFSESLKFMKVHALDMIGKQTSGVKYSASDATWVLTVPAIWSAAAKQFMREAATEAGLVTESEPERLIVALEPEAASVWCKQLPKEGFMEGDLTEAETIEQVPGTQYMVVDCGGGTIDITVHEVVEGGRLKELHRVSGNNMGGQTVDKNFKAFIREIFSENVFDEFEENHPSELQRLLYDFSICKRYDGEVLVQCPYSLQQIASKVDDIEAYFSRDNDVDWESGQILLSGAKLKDLHEDSVRGIESLMKEILKKPTLNIRYIFLVGGFALSPYVNRFVKEKFGSKCQVLCPVDAQMAVVNGAVMFGMMPNVVESRISVFTYGIAVVHFFDKIKHKGKSKYVSKDGVHYCDVCFHCLVKKDESVPFDEAEQYIFNALEIEQNEMLFSFYCTEKETAEFVDEEGMMKIGSLAVSMPKISQGRNHSVILEIKFGFTEMQATATDVDSGETTSVKMDFMSK, from the exons ATGGAAGTTTATATCGCTATTGATTTTGGCACAGCATTTACTGGTTACTGCTTCAAGTTTTCAGAATCAAAACAGGTTCGGCAGCCTAAATGGGGTGAAGAGTACGGTCTGAACACTCCAAAAACACCTACCTGCATTTTGTTTGATGAAGATGAAAATTTTCTAAAGTTTGGCTATGACGCCGTCATAACGTACACCAGACAAACACGGAAAAATGAAGCAAAGGAGCTTTTCCTCTTCGACAACTTCAAAATGGAGCTTTTTGGCAAG GTGTTGCACAGAGACTCAATGATGACTgccaaaaacaggaaaaaaatgagAGCTATGAAAGTGTTCTCTGAGAGCCTGAAATTCATGAAAGTTCACGCCCTGGATATGATTGGAAAGCAAACATCAGGAGTAAAGTACTCTGCCTCTGATGCTACATGGGTTTTGACGGTTCCAGCCATCTGGAGTGCAGCAGCTAAACAGTTCATGAGAGAAGCAGCTACAGAG GCTGGTTTGGTGACAGAATCTGAGCCTGAAAGACTGATTGTAGCTCTGGAACCAGAAGCAGCATCTGTGTGGTGTAAACAGCTCCCAAAGGAAGGTTTTATGGAAGGAGATCTTACAGAAGCAGAGACAATAGAACAAGTTCCAGGAACACAGTACATGGTGGTGGACTGTGGAG GTGGAACCATTGACATCACAGTGCATGAGGTGGTGGAAGGGGGTCGTCTAAAGGAGCTGCACAGGGTATCAGGAAATAACATGGGTGGCCAGACAGTGGACAAGAACTTCAAAGCATTCATCAGAGAGATCTtctctgaaaatgtgtttgatgAGTTTGAGGAAAATCATCCCAGTGAGCTTCAGCGGTTGTTGTATGATTTTTCCATCTGTAAACGATATGATGGAGAGGTGCTGGTGCAGTGTCCATATAGTTTACAACAGATAGCCAGTAAAGTAGATGACATAGAAGCCTACTTTAGCAGAGACAACGATGTTGACTGGGAAAGTGGACAAATACTGCTGTCAGGGGCAAAGCTGAAAGATCTGCATGAGGATAGTGTTAGGGGCATAGAAAGCCTGATgaaagaaatattgaaaaagccCACACTGAACATCAGATACATCTTCTTAGTTGGAGGCTTTGCCCTGAGTCCTTACGTGAACAGGTTTGTCAAGGAGAAGTTTGGGTCTAAGTGTCAGGTGCTCTGCCCTGTGGATGCTCAAATGGCCGTTGTGAACGGAGCTGTTATGTTTGGCATGATGCCAAATGTGGTGGAATCACGGATCAGTGTTTTCACTTATGGGATCGCAGTCGTGCACTTTTTTGATAAGATCAAACACAAGGGCAAGAGCAAATATGTCAGTAAAGATGGAGTTCATTACTGTGATGTTTGCTTCCACTGCCTAGTGAAGAAGGATGAGTCTGTTCCTTTTGATGAAGCTGAACAGTACATATTTAATGCACTTGAGATAGAACAAAACGAAATGCTCTTCAGTTTTTACTGCACTGAGAAGGAAACCGCTGAGTTTGTAGATGAGGAGGGAATGATGAAGATTGGATCTTTAGCAGTGTCAATGCCAAAGATCTCACAGGGCAGGAATCATTCAGTAATCCTTGAAATCAAATTTGGTTTCACTGAGATGCAGGCAACCGCCACGGATGTTGATTCTGGTGAGACCACTTCAGTCAAAATGGACTTCATGTCCAAGTAA